From Serinicoccus profundi, the proteins below share one genomic window:
- a CDS encoding R3H domain-containing nucleic acid-binding protein, whose product MSTTNETEQSTDEQVDTQPDVTHVTGQVPEEGAPVSEDGEPTEEQGQADTGDGQVAEDEAGPAPQIEQTGSEEDRPATASAAGTRSTGTAAEDLVREGEVAADFLETLLDIADLDGDLEVDVDGDRAAVALVDSEDGAAPRRLVGPGGSVLEALQELTRLAVQAETGERSRLMLDVAGYRADRRSTLVSQAQKAIAEVKESGERRELEPMSAFERKVVHDEVLAAGLSSESEGTDPSRYVVILPAD is encoded by the coding sequence GTGAGCACCACGAACGAGACCGAGCAGAGCACGGACGAGCAGGTCGACACCCAGCCAGATGTGACGCACGTCACAGGCCAGGTGCCCGAGGAAGGAGCGCCCGTCAGCGAGGACGGGGAGCCCACCGAGGAGCAGGGACAGGCTGACACCGGGGACGGCCAGGTCGCCGAGGACGAGGCCGGCCCGGCCCCGCAGATCGAGCAGACCGGCTCCGAGGAGGATCGGCCGGCCACGGCGTCCGCCGCCGGGACCCGCTCCACCGGGACCGCCGCCGAGGACCTGGTGCGTGAGGGAGAGGTCGCCGCCGACTTCCTCGAGACGCTGCTCGACATCGCCGACCTCGACGGCGACCTCGAGGTCGACGTGGACGGCGACCGTGCCGCGGTCGCGCTCGTCGACTCCGAGGACGGCGCCGCCCCCCGTCGCCTCGTCGGACCCGGCGGCTCGGTCCTGGAGGCGCTGCAGGAGCTGACCCGCCTGGCGGTCCAGGCGGAGACCGGTGAGCGCAGCAGGCTCATGCTCGACGTCGCCGGGTATCGCGCCGACCGCCGCAGCACCCTGGTGTCCCAGGCCCAGAAAGCGATCGCCGAGGTGAAGGAGTCGGGCGAGCGTCGCGAGCTGGAGCCCATGAGCGCCTTCGAGCGCAAGGTCGTGCACGACGAGGTGCTGGCGGCCGGCCTGTCCTCGGAGTCGGAGGGGACCGACCCTTCGCGCTACGTGGTCATCCTGCCCGCAGACTGA
- the rnpA gene encoding ribonuclease P protein component: MLPRRHRLTTGEDFRSVLRGRGDGRRRHRAGTDLLVVHLSLPQHRPDAPVSASVDACPRAGLVVSRTVGNAVVRNRVARRLRHLLASRLSDLPPGTDVVVRALRPAATASSQELGSALDHGLGKALARRA; this comes from the coding sequence ATGCTCCCGCGCCGTCATCGTCTGACCACGGGCGAGGACTTCCGTTCCGTCCTCCGTGGTCGGGGTGACGGCCGTCGTCGTCATCGGGCAGGCACCGACCTCCTCGTCGTGCACCTCTCCCTGCCCCAGCACCGTCCCGACGCGCCAGTCTCCGCGTCGGTGGACGCCTGCCCGCGGGCAGGTCTCGTCGTGTCCAGGACGGTCGGCAACGCCGTTGTCCGCAACCGGGTCGCGCGGCGGCTGCGGCATCTCCTGGCGAGCCGGCTCTCCGATCTTCCGCCGGGCACGGACGTCGTGGTGAGGGCGCTCCGCCCGGCGGCCACCGCCTCCTCCCAGGAGCTGGGCAGCGCGCTGGACCACGGCCTCGGCAAGGCCCTGGCGAGGCGGGCGTGA
- the yidD gene encoding membrane protein insertion efficiency factor YidD, with protein MTTLEGSPPSDELRDVHRGGVGPGERRSVLARPLVWLVRIYQWTISPLLGPVCRYYPSCSAYGVTALERHGPVRGGWLTVRRVLRCHPWAPGGVDHVPPRRGSGPGSRDLPDPPGDSPGPTTSVGGHAAHRRP; from the coding sequence GTGACGACTCTCGAGGGATCACCCCCCAGCGATGAGCTCCGGGACGTGCACCGCGGCGGTGTCGGACCGGGGGAACGCCGTAGCGTCCTCGCTCGTCCACTGGTGTGGCTGGTGCGGATCTACCAGTGGACGATCTCGCCGCTGCTGGGCCCGGTATGCCGCTACTACCCCTCGTGCTCGGCCTACGGCGTCACCGCCCTGGAACGGCATGGTCCGGTCCGTGGCGGCTGGCTGACCGTGCGGCGCGTGCTGCGGTGCCACCCGTGGGCACCCGGCGGGGTCGACCACGTGCCACCGCGGCGCGGGTCAGGACCCGGCTCCCGCGACCTGCCCGACCCGCCCGGGGACAGCCCCGGGCCAACCACCTCGGTGGGCGGCCACGCCGCGCACCGCCGACCTTGA
- the yidC gene encoding membrane protein insertase YidC has protein sequence MGFFDTILFPFIWFDSAILVGFEWLLTQLGLPDTSGWTWVLAIVGLVVTLRALLTPLMIRQIKSQRRLQIVQPELMKIQAKYKGKKDQASQKAFQEETFGLYREAGANPFGACLPILIQMPFFFALFRLLNTAETVSRGEIEPLGLFTQELASKMAGSEIFGAGLTSTFLHDQDLSAKILSLVLIIVMSVTQFITSHQLMRQNMSAEALNSPMARQQQILIYVLPIVFAVTGVNFPVALLIYWTVSNFWTMGQQFFVIRNMPAPNTPAEEKYKARMARKGKVATGVQLKNPNFMAEREAAQAQVQERAAGQRTQPKSKKRRKRR, from the coding sequence ATGGGATTCTTCGACACGATCCTCTTCCCCTTCATCTGGTTCGACTCGGCCATCCTCGTCGGCTTCGAGTGGCTGCTGACCCAGCTGGGGCTGCCGGACACGAGCGGGTGGACCTGGGTCCTGGCCATCGTCGGACTGGTGGTCACCCTGCGGGCCCTGCTGACCCCGCTGATGATCCGGCAGATCAAGAGCCAGCGTCGGCTCCAGATCGTCCAGCCGGAGCTGATGAAGATCCAGGCGAAGTACAAGGGCAAGAAGGACCAGGCCAGCCAGAAGGCCTTCCAGGAGGAGACCTTCGGTCTCTACCGCGAGGCGGGCGCCAACCCCTTCGGCGCCTGCCTGCCCATCCTCATCCAGATGCCCTTCTTCTTCGCGCTCTTCCGCCTGCTCAACACGGCGGAGACGGTCTCCCGGGGGGAGATCGAGCCGCTCGGCCTCTTCACGCAGGAGCTCGCGAGCAAGATGGCCGGCTCGGAGATCTTCGGCGCCGGGCTGACCTCGACCTTCCTGCACGACCAGGACCTGTCGGCCAAGATCCTCTCGCTGGTCCTCATCATCGTGATGTCGGTGACGCAGTTCATCACCAGCCATCAGCTCATGCGGCAGAACATGTCGGCCGAGGCCCTCAACAGCCCCATGGCCCGGCAGCAGCAGATCCTCATCTACGTCCTGCCGATCGTCTTCGCGGTCACCGGCGTCAACTTCCCGGTGGCCCTGCTCATCTACTGGACGGTCAGCAACTTCTGGACCATGGGCCAGCAGTTCTTCGTCATCCGCAACATGCCGGCCCCCAACACCCCGGCCGAGGAGAAGTACAAGGCGCGGATGGCCCGCAAGGGCAAGGTGGCCACCGGAGTCCAGCTGAAGAACCCCAACTTCATGGCCGAGCGCGAGGCGGCCCAGGCCCAGGTGCAGGAGCGCGCCGCAGGGCAGCGCACCCAGCCCAAGAGCAAGAAGCGGCGCAAGAGGCGCTGA